The proteins below are encoded in one region of Holophagaceae bacterium:
- a CDS encoding DUF2203 family protein, with product MARVFTLEEAKALMPAVRSMTAPVFQLAASLAEELSELEEQDDARADALRDRLQVLVESWADGIRDLGADVKGLWLVDFDSGDGYWCWAYPEENLEHWHSYEGGFGSRVPVTMKPVHQA from the coding sequence ATGGCCCGAGTTTTCACCCTGGAGGAAGCCAAAGCATTGATGCCCGCGGTGCGGTCCATGACCGCCCCGGTGTTTCAACTGGCGGCCAGCCTCGCGGAGGAGTTGAGCGAACTCGAAGAGCAGGACGATGCCCGGGCGGATGCGCTGCGCGACCGGCTGCAGGTCCTGGTGGAGAGCTGGGCCGATGGCATCCGCGATCTCGGGGCCGATGTGAAGGGCCTCTGGCTCGTGGATTTCGACAGCGGCGACGGCTACTGGTGCTGGGCCTATCCCGAGGAAAACCTCGAGCACTGGCATAGCTACGAGGGCGGTTTCGGCAGCCGCGTGCCCGTCACCATGAAGCCCGTGCATCAAGCATGA
- a CDS encoding MGMT family protein, whose product MDVEDGDPGPEFRDLVLAMVAKIPKGRLASYGQIAMLAGFPRRPRQVGMVLRGLPEKTKLPWHRVVNNQGYVPSKGRWWGAMVQIERIRAEGIEVANDGTLDLEAHRWRPRGS is encoded by the coding sequence ATGGATGTCGAAGATGGGGATCCTGGACCGGAATTCCGGGATCTCGTCCTGGCCATGGTCGCGAAAATCCCGAAGGGGCGCCTGGCGAGCTACGGCCAGATCGCGATGCTGGCGGGCTTCCCGCGCCGTCCCCGGCAGGTGGGCATGGTCCTGCGGGGCCTGCCGGAAAAGACGAAGCTGCCCTGGCATCGCGTGGTGAACAACCAGGGCTATGTGCCCTCCAAGGGCCGGTGGTGGGGAGCCATGGTCCAGATCGAACGGATCCGCGCCGAAGGCATCGAAGTCGCGAACGACGGCACCTTGGATCTTGAAGCCCATCGCTGGAGACCGCGGGGATCTTGA
- the purS gene encoding phosphoribosylformylglycinamidine synthase subunit PurS, producing the protein MKVRVLVSLKTGILDPQGKAVEQGLHGFGFQVDHLRIGRLIEMEVPSLDPDEARAQAQAMCDKLLVNPVMEKATIEVL; encoded by the coding sequence ATGAAGGTTCGCGTGCTGGTGTCGCTGAAAACGGGGATTCTGGATCCCCAGGGCAAGGCGGTGGAGCAGGGGCTCCACGGCTTCGGATTCCAGGTGGACCACCTCCGCATCGGCCGCCTGATCGAGATGGAGGTCCCAAGCCTCGATCCGGACGAGGCGCGGGCCCAGGCCCAGGCCATGTGCGACAAGCTGCTGGTGAATCCCGTCATGGAAAAAGCCACCATCGAGGTGCTCTAG
- the purQ gene encoding phosphoribosylformylglycinamidine synthase subunit PurQ, with amino-acid sequence MRVAVPVFPGSNCDHDALHACGAVMGWDTRPVWHQEARLPESTELVFIPGGFSYGDYLRCGAIAALSPIMEDVKRHAENGGLVFGVCNGFQILCEAKLLPGALLRNESLRFIHQHVHIRVERAGLPFTSAMKAGQVMKIPIAHAEGNYTLDAAGLVDLEARNGVVFRYCDEAGRIGEAQTPNGAANGIAGIINVRGNVLGMMPHPERAVESEMGGTDGLGIFRSLADTLAKA; translated from the coding sequence GTGCGCGTGGCGGTCCCTGTATTTCCCGGCTCCAACTGCGACCACGACGCCCTGCACGCCTGCGGGGCCGTGATGGGCTGGGACACCCGGCCCGTATGGCACCAGGAGGCCAGGCTGCCGGAAAGCACAGAGCTGGTCTTCATCCCCGGCGGCTTCAGCTACGGCGACTACCTCCGCTGCGGGGCCATCGCGGCGCTCTCGCCCATCATGGAGGACGTCAAGCGCCATGCCGAGAACGGCGGTCTGGTCTTCGGCGTCTGCAACGGTTTCCAGATCCTTTGCGAGGCGAAGCTGCTGCCCGGCGCTCTGCTGCGCAACGAAAGCCTGCGCTTCATCCACCAGCACGTGCACATCCGCGTGGAGCGCGCCGGCCTCCCGTTCACCTCGGCCATGAAAGCGGGCCAGGTGATGAAAATCCCCATCGCCCATGCGGAGGGCAACTACACCCTCGATGCCGCTGGACTGGTGGATCTGGAAGCGCGGAACGGCGTGGTTTTCCGGTACTGCGACGAGGCAGGGCGGATCGGGGAGGCGCAAACGCCGAACGGCGCGGCCAATGGCATCGCTGGAATCATCAATGTCCGGGGCAATGTGCTGGGCATGATGCCCCACCCAGAACGGGCCGTGGAGTCCGAAATGGGCGGCACCGATGGGCTTGGAATATTCCGAAGCTTGGCCGACACTTTGGCAAAAGCCTGA
- a CDS encoding helix-turn-helix transcriptional regulator encodes MDTFIPDPNDCQVFSSGTLRLVVLKRDPIPPKALPSKDAWTLILPTSSVRVCTGDGDREEGIIRRGDLALLLPGFGHTLKRHQPQQGFGFTSLELEGPFPEPLLSTFQSPPKKWQEHTFAVLRSQSLKQLFHIFMSELMNPDGVQLMTRELFQILLGAELGRLSEKEDRSRFPYRLNRSTLQIVLDHMEAQIGQPNSVPELANMAKCTPDHFIRLFREATGTTPHQYLIERRLQRAVTLLSNGERPSDVAKLLGFYDASAFTRAFKHRFEVPPSVYAKESYDRQFPKKD; translated from the coding sequence ATGGACACCTTCATCCCCGATCCCAACGATTGCCAGGTCTTCTCGAGCGGGACGCTGCGCCTTGTCGTCCTGAAGCGGGATCCGATTCCTCCCAAGGCTTTGCCCAGCAAGGATGCGTGGACGCTGATCCTGCCCACCTCTTCGGTGCGCGTGTGCACCGGAGATGGGGACCGCGAAGAAGGCATCATCCGCCGCGGCGACCTGGCCCTGCTGCTGCCGGGTTTCGGCCACACCCTGAAGCGCCATCAACCCCAGCAGGGTTTCGGATTCACGTCCCTGGAACTGGAAGGCCCGTTTCCGGAGCCGCTGCTTTCCACCTTCCAGAGCCCGCCCAAGAAATGGCAGGAGCATACCTTCGCCGTGCTGCGCAGCCAAAGCCTGAAGCAGCTCTTCCACATCTTCATGAGCGAGTTGATGAACCCCGACGGCGTCCAGCTCATGACCCGGGAGCTCTTCCAGATCCTGCTGGGCGCCGAGCTGGGACGCCTTTCCGAGAAGGAGGACCGGAGCCGGTTCCCCTACCGGCTGAACCGCTCCACGCTCCAGATCGTGTTGGACCACATGGAGGCGCAGATCGGGCAGCCGAACAGCGTGCCGGAACTGGCCAACATGGCCAAGTGCACGCCGGACCATTTCATCCGGCTGTTCCGCGAAGCCACGGGCACCACGCCGCACCAGTACTTGATCGAGCGCCGCCTGCAGCGGGCCGTGACCCTGCTGTCCAACGGCGAGCGGCCCTCGGATGTGGCGAAACTGCTCGGCTTCTACGATGCGTCGGCCTTCACCCGCGCCTTCAAGCACCGCTTCGAAGTGCCCCCCTCGGTCTACGCCAAGGAATCCTACGACCGGCAGTTCCCGAAAAAGGACTGA
- a CDS encoding proline dehydrogenase family protein: MDFKRAVVDLMPGRLVRLFASPYVAGRGLETGVRKADQLFKDSGLYSTVDLLGEEVHLREDVEATVQLYFRMIEALKDRPYASISLKPTQLGIHDSEGYCLDNIRRIVAQAAPHKLHITVDMEDRNFTDATLRMFKALRSEFDNVGIVLQSRLFRTTDDILALHEKPCKVRICIGIYTEPAEVALTAKPAMKDKLFDQVQLLLDKGHYPEIATHDEALIRRCMDYLDQRGCPKDAYEFQMLLGIPRSAIQKEIVQRGGVMRIYLPFAEEWKFAIHYLKRRLAHNPMMAAYVLRNMFRK; the protein is encoded by the coding sequence ATGGACTTCAAGCGGGCCGTGGTCGACCTGATGCCGGGCAGGCTCGTGCGCCTTTTCGCCTCGCCGTACGTGGCCGGGAGGGGCCTGGAGACCGGCGTGCGGAAGGCGGACCAGCTCTTCAAGGATTCCGGCCTCTACAGCACCGTCGATCTGCTGGGGGAGGAGGTCCACCTGCGCGAGGACGTGGAGGCCACGGTCCAACTCTATTTCCGCATGATCGAGGCCCTCAAGGACCGCCCCTACGCCTCCATCTCCCTCAAACCCACCCAGTTGGGAATCCATGACAGCGAAGGCTATTGCCTCGACAACATCCGGAGGATCGTGGCCCAGGCGGCACCCCACAAGCTGCACATCACCGTGGACATGGAAGACCGCAACTTCACGGATGCCACCCTCCGGATGTTCAAGGCCCTGCGCTCGGAGTTCGACAACGTCGGCATCGTGCTGCAATCCCGGCTCTTCAGGACCACGGACGATATCCTTGCGCTCCACGAAAAGCCCTGCAAGGTGCGCATCTGCATCGGCATCTACACAGAGCCCGCGGAGGTCGCCCTCACCGCCAAGCCTGCCATGAAGGACAAGCTCTTCGACCAGGTGCAGCTCCTCCTGGACAAGGGGCACTACCCGGAGATCGCCACCCACGACGAGGCGCTGATCCGCCGGTGCATGGACTACCTGGACCAGCGCGGCTGCCCCAAGGATGCCTATGAATTCCAGATGCTCCTGGGCATCCCGCGCTCCGCGATCCAGAAGGAGATCGTCCAGCGCGGCGGAGTGATGCGCATCTACCTGCCCTTCGCCGAGGAGTGGAAGTTCGCCATCCACTATCTGAAGCGCCGCCTGGCCCACAACCCCATGATGGCGGCCTATGTGCTGAGGAACATGTTCAGGAAGTAG
- a CDS encoding amidase — MAIPSEQGLDRRDFLNLGLAAGAFTVAAPLLSGTSGKSAPKLEELSLADLQAGLASGRWTSKSLVAGYLARIRSLDQSGPSLRSVIEVNPEALAIAAALDRERKEKGPRGPLHGIPVLIKDNIDTADKMRTTAGSLALMDAPAPKADAFVVQKLREAGAVILGKTNLSEWANFRGKGSTSGWSGRGGLTRNPYALDRNPSGSSSGSAVAVAASLCAAAVGTETDGSIVSPSNACGIVGLKPTLGLVSRSGIIPIAHSQDTAGPMARTVRDVAMLLGAMAGLDPKDSATEAARGKAVEDYTRLLDPDGLKGARLGVVRSFMGSNPHLAKAFAAALEAIKAAGAELIDPIGLSTSGYDDAEFDVLLYEFKADLNAYLTARGGAVKDLTTLIAFNEAKADRELLYFGQQILQQANAKGPLADPAYVKALETCRRLSQAGGIDAAMDKHRLDALLAPTGNPADVTDLVNGGGGGGSCSSPAAVAGYPHLTVPMGHAFGLPVGLSFFGRAWSERKLLNLGFAFEQATKARRPPGFQSTVML, encoded by the coding sequence ATGGCCATTCCTTCAGAGCAGGGCCTTGATCGCCGCGATTTCCTGAACCTCGGCTTGGCGGCGGGCGCGTTTACAGTGGCTGCACCTTTACTGAGCGGCACAAGCGGGAAAAGCGCTCCCAAACTGGAGGAACTCAGCCTTGCGGATCTGCAGGCGGGACTGGCCTCCGGGCGCTGGACTTCGAAGTCGCTGGTGGCGGGCTACCTCGCGCGCATCCGCTCCCTCGACCAGTCGGGACCCAGCCTGCGCTCCGTGATCGAAGTGAACCCAGAGGCCCTGGCCATCGCCGCGGCGCTGGACCGGGAACGCAAAGAGAAGGGCCCGCGTGGACCGCTGCACGGCATTCCCGTCCTCATCAAGGACAACATCGACACCGCCGACAAGATGCGCACCACCGCCGGTTCCCTGGCGCTGATGGATGCGCCCGCGCCCAAGGCGGATGCCTTTGTCGTGCAGAAGCTCCGCGAAGCAGGTGCGGTGATCCTCGGCAAGACGAATCTCAGCGAGTGGGCGAACTTCCGGGGGAAGGGCTCCACCAGCGGATGGAGCGGCCGGGGCGGGCTCACGCGCAATCCCTACGCGCTCGACCGAAACCCCTCGGGTTCCAGTTCCGGTTCGGCGGTGGCGGTGGCGGCGAGCCTTTGCGCAGCCGCCGTGGGCACCGAGACCGATGGCTCCATCGTGAGCCCCTCCAACGCCTGCGGCATCGTGGGCCTGAAACCGACGCTGGGACTGGTGAGCCGCAGCGGCATCATCCCCATCGCCCACAGCCAGGATACGGCGGGGCCCATGGCTCGCACGGTGCGGGACGTGGCGATGCTCCTGGGCGCCATGGCCGGCCTGGATCCGAAGGACTCCGCTACGGAAGCCGCCCGCGGGAAGGCCGTGGAGGATTACACACGCCTCCTGGATCCGGATGGCCTGAAGGGCGCGCGGCTGGGCGTGGTCCGGAGCTTCATGGGCTCGAACCCGCACCTGGCGAAGGCCTTCGCCGCCGCCCTGGAAGCGATCAAGGCCGCCGGGGCAGAACTGATCGACCCCATCGGACTCTCCACCAGCGGCTACGACGATGCGGAATTCGATGTGCTGCTCTACGAATTCAAGGCGGACCTCAACGCCTACCTGACAGCCCGGGGCGGGGCTGTGAAGGATCTCACAACCCTGATCGCCTTCAACGAAGCCAAAGCCGACCGGGAACTCCTCTACTTCGGCCAGCAGATCCTTCAGCAGGCCAATGCCAAGGGTCCGCTCGCGGACCCCGCCTATGTCAAAGCCCTGGAGACCTGCCGACGGCTTTCCCAAGCTGGAGGCATCGATGCCGCCATGGACAAGCACCGGCTGGACGCGCTGCTTGCGCCCACCGGCAATCCGGCGGACGTGACGGACCTGGTGAATGGCGGCGGGGGCGGGGGCAGTTGTTCCTCCCCCGCGGCGGTGGCGGGCTATCCCCACCTCACGGTGCCCATGGGCCACGCTTTCGGGCTGCCCGTGGGGCTCTCCTTTTTCGGCCGCGCCTGGAGCGAACGGAAGCTCTTGAACCTGGGCTTCGCGTTCGAGCAGGCCACCAAGGCGCGGCGCCCACCCGGGTTCCAGTCCACGGTGATGCTCTGA
- the purL gene encoding phosphoribosylformylglycinamidine synthase subunit PurL, with translation MTEPVVNESLALQLGLSREEWQVALRLLGGRTPTYPELGIFSAMWSEHCSYKSSRIHLKNLPTEGPRVIQGPGENAGVVDIGDGWAVAFKMESHNHPSFIEPYQGAATGVGGILRDVFTMGARPLANLNSLRFGEIDAPRMKGLVKGVAAGISGYGNCMGIAMLGGDVGFDACYNGNILVNAFTLGVLKTDKIFKGFASGVGNKMMYIGSKTGRDGIHGASMASAEFGEGSEEKRPTVQVGDPFTEKLLLEACLEIFETDWVIGIQDMGAAGLTSSSFEMASRAGTGLELRLDQVPMREEGMTPFELMLSESQERMLLVARPGCEDKIIAVLHKWGLDAVVVGEVTDSGRFIGTWHGEKVIDLPIQPLSDAAPKYDRPRARPAYLDAVSAAPMPEDLNPDDVEGTLRKLLAQPTIASKHWIFEQYDGTVRGNTLLPQGAGDAGLIRIKGTGKAVAMKSDCNARFAFLDPFWGAAHAVAEACRNLSCVGAEPIGLSDCLNYGNPEKAENMWAFEQGCLGIRQACLALNAPVVSGNVSLYNDTEGVSIFPTPMIAAVGLIEDVALPVDVNAPDATALSQVGNRFCGSAFRAPFDGIFLMGETRDELGGSEYLKLRTGKVFGPCPELRLDDEFRLQACVREGIRLGLIHSAHDTSEGGLLTAILESAFGGGMGCQLMFSKRDLRLDSLLFGETAGRIVVTVSGEGESALKAICDTHRVPVAKLGTTGGARVTVAVDGQPILDADAADLRKIHASALEGALG, from the coding sequence CTGACCGAACCTGTGGTGAACGAATCCCTGGCCCTCCAATTGGGCCTGAGCCGGGAGGAATGGCAGGTCGCGCTGCGCCTGCTGGGGGGCCGCACGCCGACCTACCCGGAACTCGGCATCTTCAGCGCCATGTGGAGCGAGCATTGCTCCTATAAAAGCAGCCGCATCCACCTCAAGAATTTGCCCACCGAAGGCCCCCGCGTGATCCAGGGGCCCGGCGAGAACGCAGGCGTGGTGGATATCGGCGACGGCTGGGCGGTGGCCTTCAAGATGGAGAGCCACAACCATCCGAGCTTCATCGAGCCCTACCAGGGCGCGGCCACGGGCGTGGGCGGCATCCTGCGCGACGTGTTCACCATGGGCGCACGGCCCCTGGCGAACTTGAATTCCCTGCGCTTCGGTGAGATCGATGCGCCGCGCATGAAGGGCCTCGTGAAGGGCGTGGCGGCGGGCATCTCGGGCTATGGCAACTGCATGGGCATCGCCATGCTCGGCGGCGACGTGGGCTTCGACGCCTGCTACAACGGCAACATCCTGGTGAACGCCTTCACGCTGGGCGTTTTGAAAACGGACAAGATCTTCAAGGGCTTCGCGTCCGGCGTGGGCAACAAGATGATGTACATCGGCTCCAAGACCGGCCGCGATGGCATCCACGGCGCGTCCATGGCCTCGGCGGAATTCGGCGAGGGCAGCGAGGAAAAGCGCCCCACGGTGCAGGTGGGCGATCCCTTCACCGAAAAGCTATTGCTGGAAGCCTGCTTGGAAATCTTCGAAACCGACTGGGTCATCGGCATCCAGGACATGGGCGCCGCGGGCCTCACCTCCAGCTCCTTCGAAATGGCTTCCAGGGCCGGAACCGGTCTGGAATTGCGGCTGGACCAGGTTCCCATGCGAGAGGAGGGCATGACGCCCTTCGAGCTGATGCTGTCGGAATCCCAGGAGCGCATGCTGCTGGTGGCGAGACCGGGATGCGAGGACAAGATCATCGCCGTGCTCCACAAATGGGGCCTGGACGCCGTAGTGGTGGGCGAGGTCACGGACAGCGGTCGCTTCATCGGCACCTGGCATGGCGAAAAGGTCATCGATCTGCCCATCCAGCCGCTCTCGGACGCTGCGCCCAAATATGACCGGCCCCGCGCCCGTCCCGCCTACCTGGATGCCGTTAGCGCCGCGCCCATGCCCGAAGACCTGAATCCCGATGACGTGGAAGGAACGCTGCGGAAGCTGCTGGCGCAGCCCACCATCGCCTCCAAGCATTGGATCTTCGAGCAGTACGATGGCACCGTGCGGGGCAATACATTGCTGCCCCAGGGCGCGGGCGATGCGGGCCTGATCCGCATCAAGGGCACCGGCAAGGCCGTGGCCATGAAGAGCGACTGCAATGCGCGCTTCGCCTTTCTCGATCCTTTCTGGGGGGCGGCCCATGCGGTGGCGGAGGCATGCCGCAACCTTTCCTGCGTGGGAGCGGAGCCCATCGGCCTCAGCGATTGCCTCAACTACGGCAATCCCGAGAAGGCCGAAAACATGTGGGCCTTCGAGCAGGGCTGCCTGGGCATCCGCCAGGCCTGCCTCGCGTTGAACGCACCTGTCGTCAGCGGCAACGTCAGCCTCTACAACGACACCGAGGGCGTGAGCATCTTCCCTACGCCCATGATCGCCGCGGTGGGCCTCATCGAAGACGTGGCGCTGCCCGTGGATGTGAACGCGCCAGACGCCACCGCGCTCTCCCAAGTGGGAAACCGGTTCTGCGGTTCCGCCTTCCGCGCACCCTTCGATGGCATCTTTTTAATGGGCGAGACCCGGGATGAACTGGGTGGCAGCGAGTACCTGAAACTGCGCACGGGCAAGGTCTTTGGCCCCTGCCCGGAACTGCGCCTGGACGATGAATTCCGGCTCCAGGCCTGCGTGCGGGAGGGCATCCGCCTGGGCCTCATCCATAGCGCCCACGACACCTCGGAGGGCGGCCTGCTCACGGCTATCCTCGAATCCGCTTTCGGCGGCGGGATGGGCTGCCAATTGATGTTCTCGAAGCGCGATCTGCGCCTGGACAGCCTGCTCTTCGGCGAAACCGCAGGGCGCATCGTCGTCACCGTCAGCGGCGAAGGCGAAAGCGCGCTCAAGGCCATCTGCGACACCCATCGCGTGCCCGTCGCCAAGCTTGGCACCACCGGCGGCGCGCGTGTCACCGTGGCCGTGGACGGCCAGCCCATCCTGGACGCCGATGCCGCGGACTTGAGGAAAATCCACGCCAGTGCGCTGGAGGGCGCGCTGGGCTGA
- a CDS encoding GxxExxY protein, with translation MAEGSGGFLEEEELTGTIIGAAIKVQRSLGNGLLESAYEACLAYELRHAGLKVETQVPLEIRYESMVLPNAYRLDAVVNDSVLLELKTIEMILPVHEAQLLTYLRFRNLRLGLILNFWSWPLKDHGIKRILNPMFS, from the coding sequence GTGGCGGAGGGAAGCGGAGGGTTCTTAGAAGAGGAGGAACTCACTGGGACGATCATCGGAGCGGCCATCAAGGTTCAGCGTTCGCTTGGCAATGGGCTTCTCGAATCCGCCTACGAAGCATGTTTAGCCTATGAGTTACGGCACGCGGGTCTGAAAGTCGAAACCCAAGTCCCATTAGAGATCCGATACGAATCCATGGTTCTGCCCAACGCCTATCGGTTGGATGCCGTGGTGAATGATTCTGTGCTCCTCGAACTAAAAACCATCGAGATGATTCTTCCCGTTCATGAAGCCCAGCTCTTGACCTACCTTAGATTCAGGAATCTCCGCTTAGGCCTCATTTTGAATTTCTGGTCCTGGCCGCTGAAAGACCACGGCATCAAGCGCATCCTGAACCCCATGTTTTCTTGA
- a CDS encoding radical SAM protein — MTPTLPKTLLLYSAPRSGFGDEWMTFLPIGLGFLQAMLKTSGFPCRLANLSGKNRKEILAYLKAQNADVVGVSMFTFNRKRSYELLQWAKEANPGCITLAGGPHPTHLATEVFEDCPALDAVVKGEGEPILLGILDRLKTAPGSDLWKRTPGLILRDGETAVQPVMEDLDVMGAPVQHFEADFLDDIGQLAYISTSRGCPATCNFCNTPDFWGTSIRFRGPEAVVSEMRLLREKHGITYFSFRDDTFTANRGRILAMMDLIRQSGLHPLWNCQSRVNLVDEERAVAMKRAGCEFMQFGVESGSEKVLLLLDKGTSMKHVRQALAMVRKVGMNLGIYLITGIPGETWEDIEETAQLIREARPHDCQLSPLALYPGTRMYDQYRAEGRITKAFYRESGDAEIFARQDAHTEKALNHLYGEIETVKAKARYTPREFAEQKKWLGFCAVTNILCGEAAEDTGRLVEAESEYSEIIAREPDNPWGFMKRALLFEKQERMKLAKADLEEVLNLAPGNPEATELAGLWGLRLRKQRKGGPSHGPAAVMKGAEAFLSRPKM, encoded by the coding sequence ATGACGCCGACACTTCCCAAGACACTGCTGCTCTACTCCGCGCCCCGGAGCGGTTTTGGCGACGAGTGGATGACCTTCCTGCCCATCGGGCTGGGGTTTCTGCAGGCGATGCTGAAGACAAGCGGCTTCCCGTGCCGCCTCGCCAATCTCAGCGGGAAGAACCGCAAGGAGATCCTCGCCTATCTGAAGGCCCAGAACGCCGACGTGGTGGGCGTTTCCATGTTCACCTTCAACCGCAAGCGCAGCTATGAACTGCTGCAATGGGCGAAGGAAGCGAACCCAGGCTGCATCACGCTGGCGGGCGGACCGCATCCCACGCATCTGGCCACCGAGGTCTTCGAGGACTGCCCTGCGTTGGATGCCGTCGTGAAGGGCGAGGGCGAGCCTATCCTGCTGGGCATCCTTGACCGGTTGAAAACAGCGCCAGGATCGGATCTATGGAAACGCACGCCGGGACTCATTTTACGTGATGGCGAAACGGCAGTGCAACCTGTGATGGAAGATTTGGATGTAATGGGCGCGCCGGTGCAGCACTTCGAGGCGGACTTCCTGGATGACATCGGGCAATTGGCCTACATCTCCACCTCACGCGGTTGCCCCGCCACCTGCAATTTCTGCAACACGCCGGATTTCTGGGGCACGTCCATCCGCTTCCGCGGTCCCGAGGCGGTGGTGAGCGAGATGCGACTGCTCCGCGAGAAGCACGGCATCACCTACTTCTCGTTCCGCGACGACACCTTCACCGCCAACCGGGGCCGCATTCTCGCGATGATGGATCTCATCCGGCAGAGCGGCCTCCATCCATTGTGGAACTGCCAGAGCCGAGTGAACCTGGTGGACGAGGAACGGGCGGTGGCCATGAAGCGGGCGGGCTGCGAATTCATGCAGTTCGGCGTGGAGAGCGGTTCGGAAAAGGTGCTTTTATTGCTCGATAAGGGCACGAGCATGAAACATGTGCGCCAGGCCCTGGCGATGGTGCGCAAGGTGGGAATGAACCTCGGCATCTACCTGATCACCGGCATCCCGGGGGAAACCTGGGAAGACATCGAAGAAACCGCCCAACTCATCCGCGAGGCCAGGCCCCACGACTGCCAACTGAGCCCCTTGGCGCTTTATCCGGGCACCCGCATGTACGACCAGTACCGCGCCGAGGGTCGCATCACGAAGGCGTTCTATCGGGAGAGCGGCGACGCGGAGATCTTCGCCCGCCAGGATGCCCACACCGAAAAGGCGCTGAATCATTTGTACGGCGAAATCGAGACCGTGAAAGCCAAGGCCCGCTACACCCCCCGTGAATTCGCCGAGCAGAAAAAATGGCTAGGCTTCTGCGCCGTCACCAACATTCTCTGCGGCGAGGCCGCCGAGGACACGGGCCGCCTGGTGGAAGCCGAATCCGAATACTCCGAAATCATCGCCCGCGAACCCGACAACCCCTGGGGTTTCATGAAACGTGCGCTGCTCTTCGAGAAACAGGAAAGGATGAAACTGGCCAAGGCGGATCTCGAGGAAGTGTTGAATCTGGCGCCGGGCAATCCTGAAGCCACGGAGCTGGCGGGGCTCTGGGGCCTGCGCCTCAGGAAGCAGCGGAAAGGCGGACCCAGCCATGGCCCGGCCGCGGTGATGAAGGGCGCCGAAGCCTTCCTCAGCCGCCCCAAAATGTGA
- the pyrR gene encoding bifunctional pyr operon transcriptional regulator/uracil phosphoribosyltransferase PyrR, with protein MPAAQGQCPLDAAQLEATIGRLAQDIASGLRPGEAFVLVGIRSRGLPLAERLAPLLREITGGPAPVGALDITLYRDDLTEKAGTPIVRPTEIPFTLKDRTVVLVDDVLYTGRTVRAALDALLDHGRPTRVLLAILVDRGGRELPIQADFTGLAVKVEDHERVSVRIQELDGEDGVHIERIEGRDLHGG; from the coding sequence ATGCCCGCTGCCCAAGGACAGTGCCCGTTGGATGCCGCCCAGTTGGAGGCGACCATCGGACGCCTAGCCCAGGACATTGCCTCGGGATTGCGCCCAGGCGAGGCGTTCGTCCTCGTGGGCATCCGCAGCCGGGGCCTGCCGCTGGCCGAGCGCCTGGCACCGCTCTTGCGGGAGATCACCGGCGGCCCCGCTCCGGTCGGGGCCCTGGATATCACGCTCTACCGCGACGACCTCACTGAAAAAGCCGGGACGCCCATCGTGCGCCCGACGGAAATCCCTTTCACCCTGAAGGACCGCACCGTGGTCCTGGTGGACGACGTGCTGTACACGGGCCGCACCGTGCGCGCGGCATTGGACGCCCTGCTGGACCACGGCCGCCCCACCCGCGTGCTGCTGGCGATCCTCGTCGACCGCGGTGGACGCGAGTTGCCCATCCAGGCCGACTTCACGGGCCTGGCTGTGAAGGTGGAAGACCATGAGCGCGTGTCGGTCCGGATCCAGGAACTGGACGGCGAAGACGGCGTCCACATCGAGCGCATCGAGGGAAGGGACCTCCATGGTGGCTGA